The Candidatus Omnitrophota bacterium genome contains the following window.
AAAATAAGAAAATAAAAAAGGGCCGAACATAGCTAAAAATGCTCCTGCGATATCCGAAGCCCTCCATGATTCACCGAAGGGACCAAATCCTCTTTTGTGGTCGGCAAAACTGGGCCCTTCCAATATTCCGGTGCGAAATGTATAAAAACCAATAATAGCAAGACTAATTAAAAAAACATTAAAAAGTAATCGCGATTCTTTTTTTGTCTTTACGCAGTAAGTAAAAACAAAATACCCGATTGGCAAAGTAATAAGCCTTTTAAAGTTCGTGGCTAGTACTATTACCGGCGTTCCCACGGATTGTATGGTTTGAAACACTGCATAAAAAAAAGACACTGTCCAAATAAACAAAAAAAAGAATAATGGAAGTTCAAATTTTGGACGTATCCTCAGGTGTTTTCTTCCGGAGATGAGCATTCCTAAAAAAATTACATTAAATATATCCACAATCGCTCCCACAGGAAGCTGCGGAATCTTAAGTCGAAACGGGAGATAAAACATATAAAGAATGAATATAAAAGTTTTCATCGGTTTAGCTTCTCGACAATGCCCTTCGATATATCTCTTCTATTTTCCGAGCCTCATCCGTTACATTAAAAACTTCTTCGGCCCTTTTACGTCCCCTCACGCCCATTGTTTTAGCCACATCGGGGTTTTTTAGAAGATACATCATTTTTTCTACCATAGCTTCAATGTCTCCGGGAGGCACGATAAATCCGGTATCGCTATCAACAACAACCTCAGATGGCCCCGGGATATTCGTCACAATGACTGGTTTTTGTAATGCCATAGCTTCAATAATTACATTTGGCATGCCTTCGGGAAACGTTGTTGACGCCAAAACCATAATATCCAAACCGGATATAATATCTTTTATATCGTTTCGCCAGCCCGTGAAAATCACGTTTTCTGTTAGCCCGTTTTTTTCAGTCAATTTTTTTACTTCAGAAAAATATTGTTTATCTCCACCTTTCGAATCACCAACGACGACAAACTTCACATCCGGCATATTCTCTATAACGCACTTTGCCGCCAAGATAAATTCTTTTTGGCCTTTTCCTTCAACAATTCTTCCTACCATACCCACGAGCCGAGAAGAATTTAGTTCAAATTCATTCTTGAACTTTTCCGGATGAACATCATTGAATTCTCCTAAATCAATTCCATCATACACAATATTAATTTTGTTTTGTGGAATATCATTCTGATAAGTCTTAAGCGCTGCTTTATTTAAAATAAGAAATTGATTGATGAATCTGACAAAAAAACTTTCGCGCCTAATAAGCTTTCGCGTTTGCCTAACATGACAAAAAACCTTTCTGTTTGACAATCTCCCTGCGATAATCATAGGAATGCCAGAAATAATATTGGTATTTATGTGGATTAATTTTATGTTTTCCCTCCAAATAAAAAATAACAGTTTAAACGAAAGCGGTATCACGCGAAAAATAAATAAGAATAAAAAAAGTAATTTTCCGGCATTATCAATATCTTCTGCATTTTTAAACGGTATTTCTATAACCCGAAACCCAGCTGATTCTATCCGCTTGAATTGAGGCCCTCTGTTATGAATAACAACAATTGGGAAGAATGTATCTATATCCAAGTTTTTTAAAATATGGTACAAATTACTTCCTGAACCTCCAAAACCAGAGCTTGCTTCATAGAATAGAACGTTTAATTTTGCCACAATTGTCTCCAATTTCGTAAATAAATATATAAATCCATGATTTCATTATTAAACTTTAAACATTAATAGCCGCAGAGATAAAATTGCTTCTTTTTCGTTGAATATCTTTATAATAACTAACACGATCAAATATTTTCTTCTGAATTATTTCTGTATTGTCGTATAGCTCATTTATATTATCTATTATTAAATCTAGCGATAAATTATCCGTCCGCATGTTAAATTTCTCAAGCCCCATAGACATCATAAAATCAAGACATTTAGGTCTGTATTCAAGCATAATCGAAGGAGTATATGAACACATAGCTAAGATAACAGAATGCATTTTTTCTCCTACAAACAAATCGCATGTCTCGAAAAATTGCATAATTTTACGCATTGATTTATATTCATTGAATACCGATACACCCCTACCAATT
Protein-coding sequences here:
- a CDS encoding glycosyltransferase family 4 protein, whose protein sequence is MAKLNVLFYEASSGFGGSGSNLYHILKNLDIDTFFPIVVIHNRGPQFKRIESAGFRVIEIPFKNAEDIDNAGKLLFLFLFIFRVIPLSFKLLFFIWRENIKLIHINTNIISGIPMIIAGRLSNRKVFCHVRQTRKLIRRESFFVRFINQFLILNKAALKTYQNDIPQNKINIVYDGIDLGEFNDVHPEKFKNEFELNSSRLVGMVGRIVEGKGQKEFILAAKCVIENMPDVKFVVVGDSKGGDKQYFSEVKKLTEKNGLTENVIFTGWRNDIKDIISGLDIMVLASTTFPEGMPNVIIEAMALQKPVIVTNIPGPSEVVVDSDTGFIVPPGDIEAMVEKMMYLLKNPDVAKTMGVRGRKRAEEVFNVTDEARKIEEIYRRALSRS